One genomic window of Medicago truncatula cultivar Jemalong A17 chromosome 1, MtrunA17r5.0-ANR, whole genome shotgun sequence includes the following:
- the LOC11431276 gene encoding transcription factor bHLH7 isoform X1 gives MEGESNNKENSSKLASYEAEGTSNHDVSEEHHIQNQYFGRSGIEWNFLPKLPQNNYVEYLSESSCYLPNTATTAEYNMIGNSHYHTLGSSSSSFNDPGKADFGFKLIDSSSHDFGVRKRAGLWRSDEGEEEAHKFETGSSQNLHYAEGHATWTPDSVGDKQYGSQFDHMGVVAAPSLLPNPKSGGSSTKQKSEKTRYSDRQRRQRIADNLKALHELLPTPHVGSQAYILDDIIDYVKYLQIQVKELSGSKLQADSNSIPLVFHEGYGHYIKEQVLNEPLEEIMGNLLEVNSAATCQLLENKGLVLLPIALVDELNQAMQWLNQAS, from the exons atggaaggaGAAAGTAACAACAAAGAGAACAGTTCTAAGCTAGCATCATATGAAGCTGAAGGAACCAGTAACCATGATGTTTCTGAGGAACATCACATTCAAAACCAATACTTTGGAAGAAGTGGGATAGAGTGGAATTTCTTACCAAAACTACCTCAAAATAACTATGTTGAATATCTCTCTGAATCCTCATGTTATCTTCCAAATACTGCCACAACAGCTGAGTATAATATGATTGGGAATAGCCATTATCACACTCTTGGTAGTAGCAGCAGCAGTTTCAATGATCCTGGAAAAGCTGATTTTGGTTTTAAGCTGATTGATTCTTCAAGTcatgattttggtgttaggaAG CGTGCAGGGCTTTGGAGAAGTGatgaaggagaggaagaagctCATAAATTTGAAACTGGAAGTAGTCAAAATCTCCACTATGCTGAG GGTCATGCAACATGGACACCTGATTCTGTTGGAGATAAGCAATATGGTTCACAATTTGATCATATGGGAGTAGTTGCTGCACCTTCTTTACTTCCAAATCCAAAATCAGGAGGCAGCTCCACAAAACAGAAAAGTGAGAAAACACGTTACAGTGACCGT CAACGCAGGCAACGTATTGCTGATAACCTCAAAGCTTTACATGAATTGCTGCCGACTCCACATGTG GGTAGTCAAGCTTACATATTGGATGATATCATTGACTATGTTAAATACTTGCAGATTCAAGTGAAG GAACTAAGTGGAAGTAAATTGCAAGCTGATTCAAATTCTATACCACTAGTTTTCCATGAG GGTTATGGGCATTATATAAAGGAACAGGTGTTGAATGAGCCTCTTGAAGAGATAATGGGGAATCTACTTGAAGTAAATTCAGCAGCAACATGTCAGCTACTTGAAAACAAAGGTCTTGTTCTGCTGCCTATTGCTTTGGTTGATGAACTGAACCAGGCTATGCAATGGTTGAACCAAGCTAGCTag
- the LOC11431276 gene encoding transcription factor bHLH7 isoform X2 has translation MEGESNNKENSSKLASYEAEGTSNHDVSEEHHIQNQYFGRSGIEWNFLPKLPQNNYVEYLSESSCYLPNTATTAEYNMIGNSHYHTLGSSSSSFNDPGKADFGFKLIDSSSHDFGVRKRAGLWRSDEGEEEAHKFETGSSQNLHYAEGHATWTPDSVGDKQYGSQFDHMGVVAAPSLLPNPKSGGSSTKQKSEKTRYSDRQRRQRIADNLKALHELLPTPHVGSQAYILDDIIDYVKYLQIQVKELSGSKLQADSNSIPLVFHEGYGHYIKEQVLNEPLEEIMGNLLEVNSAATCQLLENKGM, from the exons atggaaggaGAAAGTAACAACAAAGAGAACAGTTCTAAGCTAGCATCATATGAAGCTGAAGGAACCAGTAACCATGATGTTTCTGAGGAACATCACATTCAAAACCAATACTTTGGAAGAAGTGGGATAGAGTGGAATTTCTTACCAAAACTACCTCAAAATAACTATGTTGAATATCTCTCTGAATCCTCATGTTATCTTCCAAATACTGCCACAACAGCTGAGTATAATATGATTGGGAATAGCCATTATCACACTCTTGGTAGTAGCAGCAGCAGTTTCAATGATCCTGGAAAAGCTGATTTTGGTTTTAAGCTGATTGATTCTTCAAGTcatgattttggtgttaggaAG CGTGCAGGGCTTTGGAGAAGTGatgaaggagaggaagaagctCATAAATTTGAAACTGGAAGTAGTCAAAATCTCCACTATGCTGAG GGTCATGCAACATGGACACCTGATTCTGTTGGAGATAAGCAATATGGTTCACAATTTGATCATATGGGAGTAGTTGCTGCACCTTCTTTACTTCCAAATCCAAAATCAGGAGGCAGCTCCACAAAACAGAAAAGTGAGAAAACACGTTACAGTGACCGT CAACGCAGGCAACGTATTGCTGATAACCTCAAAGCTTTACATGAATTGCTGCCGACTCCACATGTG GGTAGTCAAGCTTACATATTGGATGATATCATTGACTATGTTAAATACTTGCAGATTCAAGTGAAG GAACTAAGTGGAAGTAAATTGCAAGCTGATTCAAATTCTATACCACTAGTTTTCCATGAG GGTTATGGGCATTATATAAAGGAACAGGTGTTGAATGAGCCTCTTGAAGAGATAATGGGGAATCTACTTGAAGTAAATTCAGCAGCAACATGTCAGCTACTTGAAAACAAAG GTATGTGA